AGTAGTATTAAGttctcttcaaaataaaattaatatcaaAGTAAGAATCTGTGCCTTTAAAACCTCGACAGAAAGAAGATTCTATTTTAGATTGGTAAATCCACTccatttttatattcttctgtaCCTATTGAGAGAACACATACTCAAAATTCATATAGACAATACTTGAAGTTACAGTTACTCAATGATAcggaaataaacaaaattatttattttgctgttgttttccttaGTAAATTTATGTTCTGTTTCTCACTTCAATTATTTGTCCTCAACTCTAGAGCTGTAATAACTTCTCAATAAATGTGAACTAATGGTAAGCTgcagagctttttaaaatgcttttaagatattttttacCTATTACAATGCTTTTATATTAGAAATCAAAATCTTAGCTAACTCTTTTTCAAGAGACTCTTCTGAAAGGAGTATGGCAATTTCCCAGACAGGTGAATGGCCACTTCCAGCCACCAGATTAGCAGACATAGGATCAGACTGGGTAAGAATTTGAAAGGGTTTGTTCTTAGTTTAGGTGGGGGCTGAGGCAGAATGGAGTTTACACACAGTCTGAGCGTCCGCTTTGTCCTAAGGTGAAGAATGGAAAAGCTGACGGTCACATTCATATTGTCACTGCCCGATTTTTGCGAGTATTCTTTAACCGACAAAAAAATATGGGGAAAGGACAGAAGCATTAGAAAGAAAGGTGAGTATTTGTGATGTCTGTTAgttttaaggaagaagaaaaactgcCTTTTCAGAAAATTGAAAGTGACAGGCTCCAAATTTATCCTTAGTATATCAGAAAGAGCAGTGAAGGATCAGGATCACAGTTTTTCCATGGTGATTcttttggtttttagtttttgCATTCACTTTTTTTGCTACTAAATTTAAGACTGATGAATAGCTAGATCTACCAAGCCCTTGTCATGTTTCTAGgcttctcatttcagtatttcttccagCATTCAATCAGTCTTCATTCTTACCTGATCTCCATTCACTCTCTTTCCTTACTACCCAGCGGTTCAGAAAGCATTCCCTGTTGTATACTTTCTTTTCTCCACATTTTTTGCTTCTCCTCGTCCTGTTCCTTAACAATGTATTGACAGCTTGGgtaaaaatttaaatttcagttcAGTATTTTAATGAACATTAgtacagttgggttttttgttttcagttttaaagtaTGTATAGGCCTGCTTTTGTAGGGTATAACATCTTCACAGAAGTATGCTTATTTCTGTCACTGCAAGCATTGACTTGCAGTGGCATTTGTAAATAGTAATTCCATTGTCTAGCACAAAGCAAATGATACAAGTTGTTTATAGGAACATCTACTTTTTGCTTATAGTTTAAGTTGGCTTTTTCAGTAAAACGTAGTGTTTGTATCATTTGTCACACAAACCCATATTTaggaagagcagaaaaaggaggaaaatagtgTTGCGTGCAATCTACAGTTTGTGCTAACCTGTGGAGGAAAACAGTATTGTACATTATCTACAGTTTGTGTTAATCTTTATTATCACACTAGCTATTTAGTCTGTTTTGTGCTGATAATGATGATCTTTGTTACAGGCAGATGCAACGGAAGCCAGAAGCACCTGCAGTCACTTATGCAACATATCGAGGTTCTGCAAGGATTAGGCAGCTACTGAAGAATCAATCAGAAATGgctgaaaaaggagaaggaagtacTGAGGACAGAAATGGTTCCATGgtcaaagaaaatggagaaatccAAACAACTGTCTCTCCGAAATCAGGACACTTAATAAAAGAACATGGAGAAGATAAGGGTAAAGGTCACGAAGACGATGTCATAGTAAATTCTTCTGCAGttaaaatgggaacaaaaaaGTCTGATAAAGCTCAGCATTGCTTGGGTAGCTGTAAACGTGAAATAACTGCAAAGACCGCAACTTCATCTGCTGAATCATCTCATGAGATGGACTTAAAACATACACCTACTTTAGCTGCAACAAAAGTTAAAAGGACATGTTCACTAGATTCATTACTGTCACCTAGTAGTAGAAACAATGAGATCCTAACCAATTCCACTTCCCAGATTACCAATTCCCTTAACATGAGTTCTGCAAGTGTTTTGGTTGGAAAAGAAGTTGGACTGCTGGGAGAAGCAGAAGCTCAGTTTCAGGCAGACAAAAATGCCACTTCTAACTTTGATAAAGAAAATCATTGTAGTAAAACAGCTACTAAGGAGTCCACAGAAGAAATGCAGGATGATTGTTTACATTCACCCAAATCAAAAAATAAGACAGTTAATGAAGAACTACAGGTGAGTAAGGGAGAATATTGCTGTGATCATCAAATGGATAGTCACTCGGAGCTAACATCGGATGTCCAGATGCTTCATTCCAGTACCACTACATTTCAGCAGCAAGCAGATCAGCATACAGGTAGTGCAAATAACGGTAGTGATCCAAGAAAAAGTGATACACAGGAAATTGTGGCAGCTGTAGAAAGAGAGCAAAATCCACAGAACTTTCTTGCTACTGCTCTTTTACCTTTTAATGAACAAATACCCGCTTTGCTTAGCATGGAGTCCAGAGGAGAAAAACGCATAGCCACAACTAATCCAACTGCTTCAGTGTCATCTATTAAAAATGATGAAGATATGGTCATGGGCAGGGGGACTTGTAATGAAGAACTGCATGAGTTAGGGAAACCAATGCATGTACAAAATGATCGCTGGTTAATCCCTGTGGAGAATTCTAAGGATATTGCCACACCACAGACTGCTTTACCTTGTCTAGAAACTGAGGGTGTGGAAACAATGCAGGTTTTATCTGAGGTTGCAGTGGAAAACCTTGCCAATGTATTGTCATGCATACATGGGTGTGAGAGTGTGAAATCTAACTTCGATGAGCTGACAGCACCTCTCTCTGTTACTTACAAGTCTTCCTTTGAAACTGGAGATCATTGCTCAGCTTCTCTTCATCCTAGTTGCAAGACCAAAAATAAAACTATAGGGAAAAGAGAAGTCAGTTTAAAAGATGTGAGAGAGACTGTTTCTTGTCCTGATCTTGAATGTGAGAAGAGCAAATCCTTTGAGCCTGTAGAGATGAGCCTCTCAGAAAGCTCAGTTCCTGTCCACAACTGTGGTCCTGTTTCCCTTGAAACTGTTCAAGACATTCCTGCCAAGGCATTAGTTATACTCACAGAAGATGACACAGCAAAGCCTGCACCTTGCCCTTTAATCAGCATTGATAGGACAGATGATTGTACTCCTGCTGCTTCTAAAATCAACAAGACTAGTAAGACTGAGGTTGCTGTTGTTCCTTCTGAGTGCAAGGATTGCATCTCTGAACTTTCCTCTCATATTTCTAAGtcacaagaaaacattttggaagttTCACATTCTGCTTTGAGATATGGAGAAGGACCTTTGACCAACCATTCtgctttcatctgtgaaaaagACATTGGTGTAGACATCATTTCTGAATCTGTACCTGCTTCTGAAGATAGGcgtattaatttttcttccaaaaaggaaaacagtaataAGCCTAGGATATCAGCCACGGTACTTGATTCCTCATCTGACAACCAAGGAAAAATGCCTTCTCCTACCACGAGCTCTGAAAATGGCCAGATTGCTAGATGGTCTGCTGCTTCTGAACAGgacagctttatttttccagCTGCTGAATTTAGGGGAATAATCCCTGAGGACAGAATGACCGAGGTGCCACTTTACTCAGGAGACCTGAGAGCTTCATGCCAGGCTGGTTCTCTGGAACCTGAGCTTACTCCAGCTGTGCTTGATCATTCTGCTGCTGGAGTAGATGTGGGGGATGTTTGCATCCCCAGGCCCTCTTCACCTACTCTGGGATCCAGAGAAGCCTCCAACCTTTCCATTTCTGCCTTGGAAACATTGGGCATTGCTCAGGGGAACAGTTGTTCCTCCAGTCACAGAGCTGGTGATGGGGCAGAGGAGGCCGCCTCCGCACAACAGGCTGATGGCAGTGTCTTGGCAGCGGCAATGCCATCACCCATCTGTCCTTTGAAATCTTTGGAAATGGCATCTGAGTTAGCCTGTACTGAGAGCGTGTGCAGAAATGCCGTGGGACAGGTGAATCTCGGTAAGCGTGCTTCCCCTATCTCAGAAGCCCCTTCTGTGACAGAAGATCAAACAGCTGCTGCACCTGCAGAGTCAAATGAGCTCTGTTCTGAGGAAGTATGGGAAGATACCGATGTGAAGGGACAAGAACGTGGTAAATTCCAagatgctgctgttttgtttaaaaaagctgAGGAAATAGTGGACTCAGTTTTACACTTGGCTATAGAAGAAATAATAGCAAAACAAGCCATTGGTGTCTGCCAGCTTTGTGGGAGCAAGGATGGTTTAATAAATATGGATATTCTAAATGATCAGAAAGCTGGAACTGTACAGCTGGAAGCAGAAGAAATCCAGTCAGCTGTGCagtcattaaaacattttaatgagagCAGTGGAGGAGGCTCATcttcatttacagaaaatgaaacagtggATACGAATAATCAAGACGAAAAGATACTATCTTACATCCCTGATAAAATTGACCTACATAGTGCACTAGcactaaaagcaaaagaaataattgatgAAGTCATTAACTCAGCCAAACAAAAACTGGCATCCAATCAGTGGCAAGGCAGTGAGAGTAAAAGGCCTTCTGAACAGGCTGAGCCTAAGCCTAAGCCTGAAACCCCAAAGATTTTAAACCTGGATGTGAAGTTACCTGccaaaacacaggaacaaaaggcaGATTGCTCATGTCCTCCTTTACTTCCGAATAGTTTTCCAATGGAAAATGACATAGATTGGCCCCAAAGAGGTGAAAAGATACCGAATAATGCATTTACATGTCAAACAAATGGATTTCTACCCACTGGTAGTTCAGCAAGGCCAGAATCAGATCTTACAACACCAGCCAAAGAGAGACACGATAGAAAGGTGTGTGAACATCTGAGTGCAGCAGAGTTGTGTGGCAAAGCTGGAGTATCAGCAACTAGTAGAAAATCTGATGGATCTTTACATTTAATACATAGAGAAGCTACTGTGACTGAAGAGATGCTTCTGTCATTGCAGTTAAAAGATTTATGCAATAATACAAATATGCCAGAGTGCACGTTGCTACcctctgtaaatgttaatttgTCACCTTTTATGCCTGATGAAGAATGTGTCAGCATGCAGAGTGAATCCAAAGACAAAGGCAGTCCTGGGGATTCTCTGGAAAGCAGTGCAGAGGACAGTCTGTATGAacactgcagaagagaggctgcaGAAGAAGTACCTGCACGAGTAAAAGCAACCTTAGAAGATTCAAAGGCAGAGGAGAGTGAAGAGGAACTAGTAGAAGGGGCAAGTGAGATAGCAGAGGTTAATACTGGATTAAATACACTGTTCACTGTACCTGAATTGTCTGCTATTGGAGAGGACAGTAAAGGGAAAAACTACGTCAACGCAGTTTTTGCCCAAAATAATGAGAGTCCGAAGCAGGTACTAATGAAGGATCAAGACATGAAGAGAAATGATCAGCTTGAAGAAAATGGTCTGGACTGTAGCGATGACATGAAGGAATCGACGGATCTTTTGGCCTTTTCTCCACTAATTGAGCAGTGGGAAAACAGTTCTTTTACTATCATTTATGAAGGTGCCCTTCAAACTGAGAACAAATCTGTCTCAACTGATGATCTGCAAACTGAttcactttcttcttctgttctgCCTTCGGATAATATAGATCATGTAATGTgtgaaagagcaaaaaataaacaTGAGCCAGCCTGTCTTTATGGGAAGGATAACAAGTTGAATGAAGCAACAGATAGCCGTAGCTCGGAGTCATTTCTGAGCGTGGAGGCCAAGCGCTATAGAGTGTATCCTTTCTCTTTGTCTCCAATATACGAAGATGACAGCTCCCAGGAAGACTTACTTTCCACAGACGTGTCACCAGAAGGCCGTCCTAGTGGAATATCTAAAGATAACGTTGACCACGCTTCTGTGCTATCCCTTCTCCAGTCGGTTTCTGAGCGCTTACAGTTTACTACTCAGTTCAGTAaagaggacgaggaggagggagtggaggatgaggaggaggaagaatcaTCATGTGAAGAAAATACGCTTGACATTGAGAGAGAAGAAGAATGTCTTTCCAGTCAGTGGAGAGGGAATTTAAAAACAACCCTTCAATCAAACGACCAAACTCAATCTTTGTTTCCTGAACAATCACCTCTTCTTTCAAAAGAACAACTTGACTTTAAGGAGCAACCAGAACTGTTTCCAGATGCAGCTTCTCCCAGTCAAACACCTTGTAAGCCAGTTTCACAGAAAGCTGATGCCGCTCTAAAGCGTCCTCCTACAAGTGTGTACTACCAGTATTTGAAATCTGCCAGCAATTGCTCCTCTGAGAAGGGGACCAGGTTTGGAAGCATTCTCCAGGATATGTTGCAGCCAAAGATTCATTGGTCTCAAGACAACACCATGCTAAAACTGGGAGAATTATCAGCGGTAAGTTGTCATGTCACGTAATATTAATAATCAAAGTGATTAGCCCAGATTCAAAATTGCTGTCTTCCtattctccttcctccctttttaaGATTAATTCTTTTATCACAAGCAAAAGTAAGCAGGCTGTTTAAgatcatagtttaaaaaaataaaagtcttctgataaaataatttttaaaatatagaattCTTGGTTCAGCACACAGATGAAAGTGACTTAATTGTAAAACAGAAGatgtgaatagaaaatataataggAAAATATGCATAACAGCAAGTCTGTATAATAGCAAAACACAGACTTGTCCACATTCAGGACATTTCAACCTGAAGATGATGGAATTGCCTTTTGTATGAAAattgttctttcatttcttccactTCTGAGTCAAAAAAATACAAGTACCTGCTTACTGAGCTATTTGATTGTTTCATCACAGAGTCTTCTACAAACTGTAGTTCAGTTAGCAAGTAAGTAATATAGCTGCTTCCATAgaatagcatttcttttttagtttatttaaagCAATGGTAGatgagggtttggaaacagtTCTTCCAATATTTAGAAATTGAAAAGGTCGCATAGACCAAATGCGTAGCTGAAGAATAGTGTCTTTCCATGATGTTGGGAATATTTCAGTCTGTGTTAgagctctgttttggttttgccacTGTTAAGACATGCAGTTTGTTGTTTGCTGGGAAAGGGTAATAACATTTTCAGAAGTTATAACTTCCATAATACTACTTCCTTTCTAGCACTTGCTGCTTTCTGCTGATGGTTTGATTCTGTTAAACTATTTACACCAACTCTGAATGACAGTAAAACAAATCTTGGTTGTTTCTGCTAGTGACAGTTGCATACATTTATGGTAATAGTGGACCCAGAATAATCTGTCTATGCTTTGTGCTACTGTTGTAGATGTTAATAGTTGTTTTCCATGTCCTTTTAATTTCAGAACCTCATTGACAGGGCAGGTCTCAAATACAATCCAAGACCAGGAAAGGTAAGCAGAATTTGTGTCACAGAGATCAGTATGATACATGGAATAATTTATTATATCAAAAATTTTTGAATGGAAAGCATCTGAAGTTGTTAGTctagttttctgtattttaatggtGCATATGCTTGCACATGCTAATAATGAGAGTATATTATTAAAAATCCTGCCACTAGTAATTTTACTGTGTTTCTGTCAGCAACTGCTGTTTTAGTTCACTAGAGTGtttcataaaagaagaaaatgtgtagCGTATCAGGTAAGTGGGTACAAAGTGGTTTTATTCCAAGCAAAGAATAACTGTCTACACTGAATGTTGAAATGGGCCCTCATTCGTATGTATTGCATGTTGTTTCAGATTATTATTTATGATATTTATGGCGACAAAAGTAAACAAGAAGTTCATTCTGATGTGCTAGATACCACGTCCTGGATCCTTCCCATTGGAGCATTACTTAGGATAATTAGAGGATGGTAAGAAATCGAGGTCATATTTAAATAAAGTCTTTCCAAAAGACTGTATCTGTGTTTCtcttgtattttaatttcttttatttatgacACACATCTGATCTGCAAGagtgtctttttatttctttgtaactAGACTGATACAAtaaaaaaagcatgaaacaaGGCTTCAAATGCTGCAGTACAAAAAAAATACCTTGTTTCTCCTGGGAACTAGCTTCAAACAGAAAGTTTCTAATAGAACCACAAGTAAGTTTAGACTTTTGCCTGAAGTGCTGAGACAGTACAGCCATAATCATGACTAGAAGCATGTGTAtgccaaagaaaatttttttttttacagttcagtTTCATTATACAGTAGCTGTTGCAAAAGGACCATAAAATGAACAATCTCAGCTGCTGTTTGTAATGTAGCATTTAGAGGAATGTGGATGCAGAAGGATATACGAGTACATTTAAGGTAGATTTTGCAAGtgtttcttggtttgctttgggAAGCTGGGGCTGGGACCATGTGAATTGTTGCATTGGAATTTAACTGGTGGCACTTACAGTGAATGTTTCTGACTGTCAGCCATAGTAACAATGCATGTCACATTTATGCAGTTTTGAGGCAGCCTTATTTGGTTTTGCATACATTTCTTTCACGTCCTAAGAAATATGGAATGCCATTATTAGTATGTATATGTTTTATGCCTTGCACAATATCTGTCTGAACAGGATGTGTTTTGATGTGTCAATTAATGTATTTGTTCTGGTAAAATAGggctttttatttgcattgtgttttagctgtatttttatacagttaatattttaagtTATGTTAGGCTACATCCTGGAGGAGAACTGTGTACTTCCgtgctttaaaagtaaaatacaagtCCGGTATTTATCTAAAGTGAATGTGACTACTGAGGGACAGCATAAGAAAGGTCTGATAGTTGGCTTGATAAGACAAGCTCATTACTGAGCTTTCCAAGCAAATGTGCTATGTAAGGACAGTCTTGCCTAACAGCAACAACTCAGTTCATGATATCATTATTACAGCTGGATTTTTTATGAGAAACCGAAGTTCCAGGGTCGGAAATACGTACTAGAAGAAGGAGAGACTGTGCTGGATCACCTTTGGGATCTTCCAGGCGTGAAACATCGTCGAAGAAACCTCACAGTTGGTTCAATCAAACATGTAACAAAGGTATAGACTTTGTTAATAATATATTCACATACATTATTAATTTCTGTTGGTAATAGTGGTGTATTACTAGCAATGGACAATGTGCATATGCTGTGTTTCTGATTTTATTCAAATTTGCTATGAATCACATTTTTCACCTTCAAGATAAATTCCAGGGCTTTTGCTGCGCTAAATTTCCCTTTCTTCCTGAAGGTAATGAGCAAATGGATTATCTTTCTTTGCCACCATCTTTATCTGACACAGCGATCTCCCTCCTTTTAGACATTTACCTGTCcagttaattgaaattaaatggaATCAATTCGTATTTTTCAAAGAAGTGTTTATCTTAAGCTTAAACTATCTACTGTGTCTGTGTGGCTTCTGTTTCAGAAGTTAGTAGTTGGGTTTCCAATCCATTTGTACAGCGTAGCCCACGAAAATTACTGTGGCTCTCTCTACGGCTTTGTGCTGTCTGTAGGGGTTCCACGTGGACGAGTGGTACACCTACAGCGTCTGGCGCTGTGTACAGCCAgaagtttaaaagcattttgttgaAGAGATAGGAATCAAATGCCTAAAACTAAGTATAATACATCCATTGTTATTCAGTGAATGAGGAATATATTTACCAGATCTTGTGATTTAAGAAGACTTAGTGCTCCTGTTGTTTAGCATAACATTCCAGTTATTCCCAGGGCAATGGCCTTTTACTGCGAGTGAATTATCATTTGTATCGCAATGTgaaagtttttcagaaaaagtggTGTTTCTCTGTTCTTTGCTGGTATAGAGGTCATTTTAAAATTGATAACCAGTACAGGGGCATCATGTCATAACaattagaaatactttttcattctcttaaagacttaacaataaataaataaattcaaaagaGGTTGGCTGAGGGCATGAATAATGAAGTTAACATTTGTTTGAGCTAAACAGATTAAAAGCATTTGGCCAATATGGAATATGAATATTGATCAATAATGTGGAAGGCAGctaaataattaaagaaataccACAATAACATGTGGATTCATGTCTGAATCTGAGGGAAGCTGGGTGTGTCTTGGGTATCAAAGAAAAGCCTTGGATAGGAAAGACACCATTGTTAGCTTCATCAAGCTTGATAAAAATCTTTGTAATATAGTTAAATAGGTTTGAGTGTTGTTCTTTTTCCAGTATGTGGTTCATTTATATGGAACACAGATGGAAAGCTTTGTTGCTGTACACTAGTTCAGTAATCAACACTGTTTCTCATGTAACTTAAACCTCTAGCAGGTATGGTTGGTTGGGAGGACTTTTGCTGTTAGTCCACAGGACTGCGTGGAGCTAGCGTGGGTGTGGAACTCACTAAGCTGGGTTTTGTCCTCTAAATTTTGATTTGCAAAAGCATCCCTCTTTTTTAGGTTGTACTTCAGCTGCTGTGAAACTACTTTTAAAAGGTAGTTTGCCAAAGTGCTAccttattgatttatttttttgtgaaaaatataggcattatttttaattgactaatagctgtttctttttcaggcaGCTTGTGTGTATGTGATCTGCAGGATCATGTGTTttactgtcattttctttttcatatgctGGGTAGCTCAGTGGCTTTTCTCCTGCCTACTTTGGTCATATTGGCTGTGCATCCAGGCTGTCTGGCTTGTCTTCTGATTCTTCAAATGGCTTTTTATGGTGCTTGTTTAATGGCTGCTCAGATGCCTTGAGTTAGCAGATTTGAAAATTGGCTAAATATTTGAGAAGAAAATGGCTTgccaagaagagaaaaacaggtgTTTACTAAAGAAACTGTAGGAGGTACATttaatattatttgtattttttactgGCAGATGTTAGTTTGCTGAGAAACAGTCTGCCAGTAGCGTCATGCTTTGATTTGACTTCAAGCATCCACAAAAAGCAAAGGTTCTGTTAGCTTTGTGGTAAGCTTGCGGCTTGACTTACTGTGGATACGCATTATATGTATCCATGTGTGTTTAATTTGAAGAAACTTGCAGGGGGGGAAGATCCCAAAGGAACAGATTGTGCAACTAGTAAAATGAAGACCTATTTGAAGTAATGAGGAGTCTGAATTCCACTAAGGCAAGTCAACTTGAGCCTAAGCTAGCAAAATGTGCTTGCTCATGCAGGTTCaatgcagctcctgcagcacaaTCTGTTTACCCAAGTCAGTTCTCTGGTCTACTGCAAATGCACCTATTGATCTTATGGATTTGGAGGGCTTTTTCTATCTGTTTCTGGAAGCCCAAAGAGGGTGCTAAACATTACTCTTCCAAAAACAAGAGCTGAGAAGAGTTGCTGATGTTTCCATTCTGGCATAATCTTGTAAACCACTGTTTTGCAAGGTGACAAGAGATCTGAAACAGCGGTTTATAATCTCTGTCTGCAAGATGGTTAGGCAGGGAATAACTGGATTCCTTGTGGACTCTCCTTAAGCAAAGCTCTTTGTAATGGGAATGTTCACAGTATTACATGAAGGgtgtgtttcttttgtttgtgtggtttgcTGGGTGAAAAGAATTTATTAATTCAAGCAGGGACTACTTTGTCAGATGCCATAGGAAGACACCCAGCAGCTTCAGATTGTCTCATTTGCTAGTCAATATTTACAGGACAATAATCATTAATTtctttactattattttattttactaccAGCCCTGTTGAGTTCCGTAGTTTGGTTTGGTGGTGATGGGTGGTAGCAAGAGTGGTACAGAGCAGGAGAACTGGGAGGAAGAATTATGAATGGGTAAAAAAGGCTGGAGGACCAACAGAGagtaagatttaaaataaaaaatgctgcagaagCTGACATGTCCTAAGGACAAACTGTGTATCAAAAGTAAGATGCGTGTCTAGACTGTGTTAAAAAGCAATCGTGTGAATACCAGAACTAATTAGGCCTGGTTTTCAATAGACGCTTCTCTCATCATTGTTTTGGCATTTAGCCAATGTTTTGACTTTAGTCATTTTTTGTCCTGTTGTTGACATAAAAGGCTACCTCATTTAAATAGGCTATTTTGATCACTTCAGTCACCAGCTCCAAGGAGAAGACCTAACTGCTGAAATTATTTAGCCCTGCTGGTGCTGTTAGGGCTGTAACCCTAGATCCGGAAGAAGGGTAAGCAGCCAAGACCACCTTGAGGGGGTTGAAGGCTCTGGGTCTCTCCCTTATGGTGGACCTCTTGGTCAGACTAGAAAAATGTCAGAGATGCCACCAAAGAGTAATATTTAATGCTCAGGTCTTGAGGGTTGCCTTAATCCTCTTCAGAAGAAGCCTTAACCTTTCTGCTGAGGGGCGTGTTGCTGTTTTGGAAGTGTCTGTTCTCTGCGAGCTAGTGCAAGTATTCCCCGTGCTTTTGTAAACACCTCTGCTCCCAGAAGACCATGAGGGAAGCACAGGGACTCCAGGATGACTGTGTGGAGGTAGGAGGAGGGTACTGCAGAGTAAAGGAAGACAGAGTGGGATGCCTGGAGGCTGTGACCTACCTAAGCCTTTGTGTTATCACTGGAAATGAACACAACTACCTAATCTGTTtgctctgctttttgttctgtttttgccTGACGTGTCAGTAGGATAATGAATATGGCATGAGTTTTGACTGCTTGTGATGGGGGTGGCAGGGCCGGGGGGGTATAGGGAGGAAACTTGCCAGTTTGGGATCTGGCCTGAAACACTGTGATAGTAGTTTTGCATGGTAATAGTTTTTTGGATGTGGGTATCTTATTTGAAAATCTTGACGCCTTGCAAATGAAAGGGCTTCGGACTGAAGGATCTAGTTCTCAACCTGAACGCTATCATATTtgtgtggttttcattttgtt
This genomic interval from Calonectris borealis chromosome 1, bCalBor7.hap1.2, whole genome shotgun sequence contains the following:
- the CRYBG3 gene encoding very large A-kinase anchor protein gives rise to the protein MSGGGSRRRAGPSWHSTFSRFFVRSPPGEGAAAPGRPAGANSSENKGSEAIDLKSNQKESTTLPALLKVRQNEEKNHSTEELSKSEIQEELKKANSLPSLTPGIKTADKDKQPREGFFHFLGSLFNIATKSSLVESKPSTFQDEPNRCEKDLQNTNTLPEDMQPKRLKIEEPICSTARIKEDSVNKDDAILNNIGKDISQDLQGGWKRSADAQKQMQRKPEAPAVTYATYRGSARIRQLLKNQSEMAEKGEGSTEDRNGSMVKENGEIQTTVSPKSGHLIKEHGEDKGKGHEDDVIVNSSAVKMGTKKSDKAQHCLGSCKREITAKTATSSAESSHEMDLKHTPTLAATKVKRTCSLDSLLSPSSRNNEILTNSTSQITNSLNMSSASVLVGKEVGLLGEAEAQFQADKNATSNFDKENHCSKTATKESTEEMQDDCLHSPKSKNKTVNEELQVSKGEYCCDHQMDSHSELTSDVQMLHSSTTTFQQQADQHTGSANNGSDPRKSDTQEIVAAVEREQNPQNFLATALLPFNEQIPALLSMESRGEKRIATTNPTASVSSIKNDEDMVMGRGTCNEELHELGKPMHVQNDRWLIPVENSKDIATPQTALPCLETEGVETMQVLSEVAVENLANVLSCIHGCESVKSNFDELTAPLSVTYKSSFETGDHCSASLHPSCKTKNKTIGKREVSLKDVRETVSCPDLECEKSKSFEPVEMSLSESSVPVHNCGPVSLETVQDIPAKALVILTEDDTAKPAPCPLISIDRTDDCTPAASKINKTSKTEVAVVPSECKDCISELSSHISKSQENILEVSHSALRYGEGPLTNHSAFICEKDIGVDIISESVPASEDRRINFSSKKENSNKPRISATVLDSSSDNQGKMPSPTTSSENGQIARWSAASEQDSFIFPAAEFRGIIPEDRMTEVPLYSGDLRASCQAGSLEPELTPAVLDHSAAGVDVGDVCIPRPSSPTLGSREASNLSISALETLGIAQGNSCSSSHRAGDGAEEAASAQQADGSVLAAAMPSPICPLKSLEMASELACTESVCRNAVGQVNLGKRASPISEAPSVTEDQTAAAPAESNELCSEEVWEDTDVKGQERGKFQDAAVLFKKAEEIVDSVLHLAIEEIIAKQAIGVCQLCGSKDGLINMDILNDQKAGTVQLEAEEIQSAVQSLKHFNESSGGGSSSFTENETVDTNNQDEKILSYIPDKIDLHSALALKAKEIIDEVINSAKQKLASNQWQGSESKRPSEQAEPKPKPETPKILNLDVKLPAKTQEQKADCSCPPLLPNSFPMENDIDWPQRGEKIPNNAFTCQTNGFLPTGSSARPESDLTTPAKERHDRKVCEHLSAAELCGKAGVSATSRKSDGSLHLIHREATVTEEMLLSLQLKDLCNNTNMPECTLLPSVNVNLSPFMPDEECVSMQSESKDKGSPGDSLESSAEDSLYEHCRREAAEEVPARVKATLEDSKAEESEEELVEGASEIAEVNTGLNTLFTVPELSAIGEDSKGKNYVNAVFAQNNESPKQVLMKDQDMKRNDQLEENGLDCSDDMKESTDLLAFSPLIEQWENSSFTIIYEGALQTENKSVSTDDLQTDSLSSSVLPSDNIDHVMCERAKNKHEPACLYGKDNKLNEATDSRSSESFLSVEAKRYRVYPFSLSPIYEDDSSQEDLLSTDVSPEGRPSGISKDNVDHASVLSLLQSVSERLQFTTQFSKEDEEEGVEDEEEEESSCEENTLDIEREEECLSSQWRGNLKTTLQSNDQTQSLFPEQSPLLSKEQLDFKEQPELFPDAASPSQTPCKPVSQKADAALKRPPTSVYYQYLKSASNCSSEKGTRFGSILQDMLQPKIHWSQDNTMLKLGELSANLIDRAGLKYNPRPGKIIIYDIYGDKSKQEVHSDVLDTTSWILPIGALLRIIRGCWIFYEKPKFQGRKYVLEEGETVLDHLWDLPGVKHRRRNLTVGSIKHVTKDCGVPEVEFCLAAGGTEGLPICIQTAVANLEELDVEKNPYIRVKSGVWLAYSDFNYKGEMKVLEECDSPSEIPSADVKSLRPLKMGGLKVQMPMNVKMRNLKGVLTAVTEITSANYRERPLVYFRRIKLSVSSCDQIIIYEKPHFGGWSKEFSENISSVPTLFGSEEEFQEIGSIRIIGGVWVAYDKERYKGRQYLLEEGDYEDRHSWGGTGSVLLSFRFLQADFIESSVALFQSDDEDGKALDIVNEEIPDLEQAGFGPETRSILVRSGVWVAYQQKYFCGEQYILEKGKYKCFFDWGGSSKIIMSIRPIKLEPLGTNEPPHLLKAFSNTHFQGACIDFTAEVSDFTSFIPCSFKVLRGCWLLYYQGEITDNHCVLEEGLYVDLSSCGCPTATIKSLKPIQYVFAEPSISLFTLEGCKGRELHFSEPINSVLNEDLHFYTQSVWVRSGLWIAYEGCNFLGKQILLEPSEISNWNEQSGWKVIGSLRPMKQPAVYLRVKNRAQGKYLTVAGSLADIRATSVCASPFNGKNTQIWHYCRGLFKSKANDACLDVIGGRDVPGAKVALWAEHGKDRQKWRLNEDGTISSYLSDQLVLDIKGGNYYDKNHIIMNQPIDDKHSQKWDIEIL